In Streptomyces capitiformicae, one genomic interval encodes:
- a CDS encoding rod shape-determining protein: MSFIGRDMAVDLGTANTLVYVRGRGIVLNEPSVVAINTNTGGILAVGAEAKKMIGRTPGNIVAVRPLKDGVIADFEITERMLRYFILKIHKRRYLARPRVVVCVPSGITGVERRAVIEASSQAGARQVHIIEEPMAAAIGSGLPVHEATGNMVVDIGGGTTEVAVISLGGIVTAQSIRVAGDELDNAIIQHIKKEYSLLLGERTAEQIKITIGSAYDLDADEHTEIRGRDLVSGLPKTVVISAAEVRKAIEEPVNAIVDAVKTTLDKCPPELSGDIMDRGIVLTGGGALLRGLDERLRRETGMPIHIAEDPLDSVALGSGKCVEEFEALQQVLDAQPRR, encoded by the coding sequence ATGTCGTTCATCGGCCGTGACATGGCTGTCGACCTCGGGACCGCCAACACGCTGGTGTACGTCAGGGGTCGCGGGATCGTGTTGAACGAGCCGTCCGTCGTCGCGATCAACACCAACACCGGTGGCATCCTCGCGGTCGGCGCGGAGGCGAAGAAGATGATCGGGCGGACGCCGGGCAACATCGTTGCCGTACGTCCGTTGAAGGATGGTGTCATCGCCGACTTCGAGATCACCGAGCGAATGCTCCGCTACTTCATCCTGAAGATCCACAAGCGGCGGTATCTCGCCCGTCCTCGGGTCGTCGTCTGTGTGCCGTCCGGTATCACCGGTGTCGAGCGGCGCGCCGTCATCGAGGCGTCCTCCCAGGCCGGCGCCCGCCAGGTGCACATCATCGAGGAGCCGATGGCCGCGGCCATCGGCTCCGGCCTGCCGGTCCACGAGGCCACGGGCAACATGGTGGTGGACATCGGCGGCGGCACCACGGAGGTCGCGGTCATCTCCCTCGGCGGCATCGTCACCGCCCAGTCCATCCGCGTCGCCGGTGACGAGTTGGACAACGCGATCATCCAGCACATCAAGAAGGAGTACTCGCTCCTTCTCGGTGAGCGGACGGCCGAACAGATCAAGATCACGATCGGTTCGGCGTACGACCTCGACGCTGACGAGCACACCGAAATCCGTGGCCGGGACCTGGTGTCCGGGCTGCCCAAGACCGTTGTCATCTCCGCCGCCGAAGTGCGGAAGGCGATCGAGGAACCCGTCAACGCCATCGTCGATGCCGTCAAGACGACCCTCGACAAATGCCCGCCGGAACTCTCCGGCGACATCATGGACCGCGGCATCGTCCTCACCGGCGGCGGCGCCCTGCTCCGCGGCCTCGACGAGCGGCTGCGCCGTGAGACCGGTATGCCGATCCACATCGCAGAGGACCCGCTGGACAGCGTGGCGCTCGGCTCCGGCAAGTGCGTCGAGGAGTTCGAGGCGTTGCAGCAGGTGCTCGACGCCCAGCCCCGCAGATGA